The Ooceraea biroi isolate clonal line C1 chromosome 1, Obir_v5.4, whole genome shotgun sequence genome has a window encoding:
- the LOC105286757 gene encoding LOW QUALITY PROTEIN: ubiquitin carboxyl-terminal hydrolase 35 (The sequence of the model RefSeq protein was modified relative to this genomic sequence to represent the inferred CDS: inserted 2 bases in 2 codons): protein MDTERVLGNDIGRCLKLIVSGNDAAISDGWLMLQSLRGCNQLTDCEDVLRDILKSPVLNVSEVPKIMAWMSVYITEKRFNANPISNDVAVLLRNTDIGEMSHLTELLNTLADHRVYLPXSANHAKLCEAIVTSLSSFQMPLDAKKIAEFYDNTTKIQHFLKALCSNTKNGEHDILMFTCLQTLYNIISDTNRKPEPGPGLAAILQLVESSIIPQAVDWILSQSHSDRQLVQALKVMCNWLPKWRGDRLSVWIMEFICGLEKQRKYSTLLELTESSVDILELMWTVLLVPVIRQNASNIIFYILKRQSSLSIVQNIAKRIPRLIKDLMKEDSESSKECIQNLVDIMKVYSKRFSTCPMLGYGSTENYPFPVLPQMHVVKEIYTEPVWIDETKEFEPIVEPERPLSGKVGLSNLGNTCYMNSVLQALLMTRQFCQEVLNYRPLNEAGKTPLIEKLQNLFALLLYSKRICLAPTEVLRASRPTYFLPGQQQDSSEFLCHLLDVLHEQEKSASNCGGSDTAGTLRCKIEKQEDNVTLPTMEATKGVIKRWTTEEDLTEGSALQRKTQSLADFTGGEELGQRLSDSHSDSTDSGIQSVGGEETSTYTSLIHRVLGGECQITYQCAQCDTSSRNTDKFRDLQLCFPXEIQENQEVSVQDLINYYLTPEKLTGENKYRCDKCTKLCDAQRIITILQAPAHLILTLKHFRYDFDSRLRTKLRHKVVYNDTIQLPVSAVPCTVAETYHLYAAVVHSGYSMDYGHYFTYACDSKQNWYKFNDSFVTQTTFEDFKSLKPPDTPYILFYEKSGAHDSIYEDDKPELSTLSKRIQELIANDTTDYIEELRRRAAVSQRSQLPTKSLKQHNNSDDDNPPPSSCRGAIDVPANHFLY, encoded by the exons ATGGATACCGAGCGCGTGTTGGGGAACGATATCGGGCGATGCTTGAAATTAATAGTGTCGGGAAACGATGCAGCTATCAGTGACGGTTGGTTGATGCTGCAGAGTCTACGAGGATGCAATCAACTGACCGATTGCGAGGACGTGCTGAGGGATATCCTTAAAAGTCCGGTGCTGAACGTGTCGGAGGTGCCGAAGATCATGGCGTGGATGTCGGTATACATCACGGAGAAACGTTTCAACGCTAATCCGATTTCCAATGATGTCGCTGTGTTGCTGCGGAACACGGATATCGGAGAAATGTCGCACCTGACCGAACTGCTGAACACATTGGCCGATCACAGAGTGTACCTGC GGTCGGCGAATCACGCGAAGCTCTGCGAAGCGATCGTCACTAGTTTGTCTTCCTTCCAAATGCCCTTGGATGCGAAAAAAATTGCCGAGTTCTACGATAACACCACTAAAATTCAACATTTTCTCAAAGCGCTATGTTCAAACACGAAGAACGGTGAGCACGACATTCTCATGTTTACCTGCCTCCAGACTCTCTACAATATCATATCAGATACAAACAGGAAGCCAGAACCGGGTCCAGGACTTGCTGCTATATTACAGTTAGTAGAATCCTCTATTATTCCACAGGCAGTGGACTGGATTCTGTCCCAATCTCATTCAGACCGTCAGCTTGTGCAAGCCTTGAAAGTTATGTGCAATTGGCTTCCGAAATGGCGAGGGGACCGGCTCAGTGTTTGGATAATGGAATTTATATGTGGTTTAGAAAAACAACGAAAGTATTCTACCCTCCTCGAACTTACCGAATCCTCGGTGGATATATTAGAGCTGATGTGGACGGTATTGCTGGTGCCAGTGATCCGTCAAAACGCTTccaatatcatattttacattttaaagaGACAGAGCTCACTGTCGATTGTCCAGAACATAGCCAAAAGGATACCAAGATTGATAAAGGATTTAATGAAAGAGGATTCGGAGTCCAGCAAGGAATGCATACAGAATTTAGTTGACATTATGAAAGTGTACAGCAAGAGATTTTCAACGTGTCCTATGTTGGGATACGGAAGTACAGAGAACTATCCATTTCCCGTATTACCACAGATGCACGTTGTCAAAGAGATTTATACAGAGCCGGTATGGATAGACGAGACAAAAGAATTTGAACCGATCGTAGAACCGGAAAGGCCGCTGTCTGGAAAAGTAGGGCTCTCTAATCTTGGGAACACTTGCTACATGAACAGCGTGCTACAGGCTTTATTAATGACCAGACAATTCTGTCAAGAAGTATTAAATTATCGACCCTTAAATGAAGCAGGAAAAACACCTTTAATAGAAAAACTTCAAAACTTGTTTGCATTGTTGTTATACTCTAAAAGGATATGTTTGGCGCCAACTGAAGTGTTACGAGCATCAAGACCCACTTATTTTCTGCCTGGACAACAACAGGATAGCTCAGAATTCCTCTG TCATCTGCTGGACGTTTTGCACGAGCAAGAGAAATCTGCCAGTAACTGCGGCGGAAGCGACACTGCGGGGACTCTCAGGTGCAAAATTGAGAAGCAAGAAGACAACGTCACATTACCAACGATGGAGGCAACAAAAGGCGTCATTAAGCGCTGGACGACCGAGGAAGATCTAACGGAAGGCTCGGCGTTGCAACGGAAGACGCAGTCTTTGGCGGATTTTACAGGAG GTGAGGAACTAGGACAGCGACTTAGTGATTCTCACTCGGACTCGACGGACAGCGGTATACAATCTGTAGGCGGCGAGGAAACGAGCACGTACACCTCCCTTATACACAGGGTGTTGGGCGGAGAGTGCCAGATCACGTATCAATGCGCACAATGCGACACCAGTTCGCGCAACACGGACAAGTTTCGTGACCTGCAGCTGTGCTTCC AGGAGATACAAGAGAATCAGGAAGTCTCCGTTCAGGATCTCATCAATTACTATCTCACGCCGGAGAAGCTGACGGGCGAGAACAAGTACCGTTGCGACAAGTGCACGAAACTGTGCGACGCGCAGAGGATCATCACGATCCTCCAGGCGCCGGCGCACCTGATTCTGACGCTGAAGCACTTCCGATACGACTTCGATAGCCGATTAAGGACGAAGCTGCGGCACAAAGTAGTGTATAACGACACGATACAGTTACCGGTGTCGGCAGTACCGTGTACCGTCGCGGAGACGTATCACTTGTACGCCGCTGTCGTGCATTCCGGCTACAGTATGGACTACGGACATTATTTCACGTATGCCTGTGATTCCAAGCAGAACTGGTACAAATTCAACGACAGTTTCGTAACGCAGACCACATTCGAGGATTTCAAGAGTCTCAAACCACCGGACACGCCGTACATACTGTTCTACGAGAAGTCAGGCGCTCACGACAGCATCTACGAGGACGACAAGCCCGAGCTGTCAACTCTGAGTAAACGTATACAGGAATTGATAGCGAACGACACGACGGATTACATAGAGGAGCTGAGACGTCGCGCCGCGGTGTCGCAACGTAGCCAGCTGCCAACGAAATCGCTGAAGCAGCACAACAATTCCGATGACGATAATCCGCCGCCCAGCAGCTGCCGCGGCGCGATCGACGTTCCGGCGAATCACTTTCTCTATTGA
- the LOC113563559 gene encoding uncharacterized protein LOC113563559 isoform X3, with product MPVSFSFLTEDFISPTTVYFNLMVFVCSCCGVPFSFLLLYGLYMNHKILLIPWITVVISSIIIDVAHTLYLFSVIPNFNPTTAMFHTLSFFILCTNIYALLCVISQYQEYLAGRGTAGDDYVYRGPVIRYVTQPATTTATTSCLSSRKGTTNNETKATPTQSPTACHNPPLSEKSPSGDRLSRKHVQFPDTSTSSNQIQRPEMPTTEGPTKGKLSKIERNNVRTWLQPNDAITIVVNQSSPSSDEEHVHDCS from the exons ATGCCAGTATCGTTCAGCTTCCTGACAGAGGACTTCATCTCGCCGA CGACggtttatttcaacttaatgGTGTTTGTCTGCTCCTGCTGCGGCGTGCCGTTCAGCTTCCTTCTTTTGTACGGCTTATACATG AATCACAAAATATTGCTGATTCCATGGATCACCGTAGTCATCTCGAGTATCATCATCGATGTAGCACATACCCTGTATCTGTTTTCTGTTATA CCTAACTTCAATCCGACGACAGCCATGTTCCACACACTGAgtttttttatactttgtaCAAAT atATACGCACTATTATGTGTCATCTCTCAATATCAAGAATATTTGGCCGGTCGCGGCACTGCAGGGGACGATTACGTATATAGG GGTCCAGTAATAAGATATGTAACTCAACCGGCGACCACGACCGCTACCACGTCGTGCCTAAGTTCACGAAAAGGCACAACCAACAACGAAACAAAAGCCACACCAACTCAGAGTCCCACGGCATGTCACAATCCTCCCTTATCGGAGAAAAGTCCCAGTGGGGACCGCCTATCAAGGAAGCACGTTCAGTTTCCAGACACATCAACATCGTCAAATCAGATACAGAGGCCAG AGATGCCAACAACAGAGGGTCCGACAAAGGGAAAATTGTCGAAAATTGAGCGTAATAACGTAAGGACCTGGCTGCAACCTAACGACGCCATAACAATCGTGGTCAACCAGTCGTCGCCGTCGAGCGACGAAGAGCATGTCCATGATTGCTCATGA
- the LOC113563559 gene encoding uncharacterized protein LOC113563559 isoform X2, translated as MAIMHSCCCWQSVRKGSYVCGVYTTVYYTLLAFTTSTLLLQEKQYLKGNRSMPVSFSFLTEDFISPTTVYFNLMVFVCSCCGVPFSFLLLYGLYMPNFNPTTAMFHTLSFFILCTNIYALLCVISQYQEYLAGRGTAGDDYVYRGPVIRYVTQPATTTATTSCLSSRKGTTNNETKATPTQSPTACHNPPLSEKSPSGDRLSRKHVQFPDTSTSSNQIQRPEMPTTEGPTKGKLSKIERNNVRTWLQPNDAITIVVNQSSPSSDEEHVHDCS; from the exons GTATATTACACACTGTTAGCGTTTACCACCAGCACTCTACTCCTTCAAGAGAAACAGTATCTGAAAGGGAATCGTTCAATGCCAGTATCGTTCAGCTTCCTGACAGAGGACTTCATCTCGCCGA CGACggtttatttcaacttaatgGTGTTTGTCTGCTCCTGCTGCGGCGTGCCGTTCAGCTTCCTTCTTTTGTACGGCTTATACATG CCTAACTTCAATCCGACGACAGCCATGTTCCACACACTGAgtttttttatactttgtaCAAAT atATACGCACTATTATGTGTCATCTCTCAATATCAAGAATATTTGGCCGGTCGCGGCACTGCAGGGGACGATTACGTATATAGG GGTCCAGTAATAAGATATGTAACTCAACCGGCGACCACGACCGCTACCACGTCGTGCCTAAGTTCACGAAAAGGCACAACCAACAACGAAACAAAAGCCACACCAACTCAGAGTCCCACGGCATGTCACAATCCTCCCTTATCGGAGAAAAGTCCCAGTGGGGACCGCCTATCAAGGAAGCACGTTCAGTTTCCAGACACATCAACATCGTCAAATCAGATACAGAGGCCAG AGATGCCAACAACAGAGGGTCCGACAAAGGGAAAATTGTCGAAAATTGAGCGTAATAACGTAAGGACCTGGCTGCAACCTAACGACGCCATAACAATCGTGGTCAACCAGTCGTCGCCGTCGAGCGACGAAGAGCATGTCCATGATTGCTCATGA
- the LOC113563559 gene encoding uncharacterized protein LOC113563559 isoform X1, translated as MAIMHSCCCWQSVRKGSYVCGVYTTVYYTLLAFTTSTLLLQEKQYLKGNRSMPVSFSFLTEDFISPTTVYFNLMVFVCSCCGVPFSFLLLYGLYMNHKILLIPWITVVISSIIIDVAHTLYLFSVIPNFNPTTAMFHTLSFFILCTNIYALLCVISQYQEYLAGRGTAGDDYVYRGPVIRYVTQPATTTATTSCLSSRKGTTNNETKATPTQSPTACHNPPLSEKSPSGDRLSRKHVQFPDTSTSSNQIQRPEMPTTEGPTKGKLSKIERNNVRTWLQPNDAITIVVNQSSPSSDEEHVHDCS; from the exons GTATATTACACACTGTTAGCGTTTACCACCAGCACTCTACTCCTTCAAGAGAAACAGTATCTGAAAGGGAATCGTTCAATGCCAGTATCGTTCAGCTTCCTGACAGAGGACTTCATCTCGCCGA CGACggtttatttcaacttaatgGTGTTTGTCTGCTCCTGCTGCGGCGTGCCGTTCAGCTTCCTTCTTTTGTACGGCTTATACATG AATCACAAAATATTGCTGATTCCATGGATCACCGTAGTCATCTCGAGTATCATCATCGATGTAGCACATACCCTGTATCTGTTTTCTGTTATA CCTAACTTCAATCCGACGACAGCCATGTTCCACACACTGAgtttttttatactttgtaCAAAT atATACGCACTATTATGTGTCATCTCTCAATATCAAGAATATTTGGCCGGTCGCGGCACTGCAGGGGACGATTACGTATATAGG GGTCCAGTAATAAGATATGTAACTCAACCGGCGACCACGACCGCTACCACGTCGTGCCTAAGTTCACGAAAAGGCACAACCAACAACGAAACAAAAGCCACACCAACTCAGAGTCCCACGGCATGTCACAATCCTCCCTTATCGGAGAAAAGTCCCAGTGGGGACCGCCTATCAAGGAAGCACGTTCAGTTTCCAGACACATCAACATCGTCAAATCAGATACAGAGGCCAG AGATGCCAACAACAGAGGGTCCGACAAAGGGAAAATTGTCGAAAATTGAGCGTAATAACGTAAGGACCTGGCTGCAACCTAACGACGCCATAACAATCGTGGTCAACCAGTCGTCGCCGTCGAGCGACGAAGAGCATGTCCATGATTGCTCATGA